The stretch of DNA TTCGCTCGGACGCCATCGCCGGCGCGCTCGAAAACGGGAGGAAACCCGGAAGCGAATTCTTCGCCGAAACGGTGATTTTCGTGCGTTTTTTGCAGTTTTTCGGTTGACGCATCCGTCACCTCGTGATAACATCAAAGCACTTTCAAAGCGTGAACGGCTCGGGACTCCGCGGTGACGTTCGGTATCGACACCAGAGCACGCCGAGAAGCTGCGAGGGATCCTTCGCGGCGCTACAGACCCGAGCTTCCGTTCGTTCGCGTGTCGGGGCGCCCGCTCTTCCCCGAGGAACTGGACGCCGTGGCGCTGGTCGTGCGCGGTCTGCTCGACCGCACGCTCCCGCCCGCGGCGCGCGCGGCGCGCACGATCGCCGAGCATGAGACATGGAAGGAGTTCGGCTACGCGCGCGCCGGTGACTTCTGCCGCGAGCGGTTCGGCCGGAGCGGGCGCTGGCTGCGGCGCCTGGCGGCGATCGGCCGCGCGCTCGCGCGGTCCGCGGAGCTGGAGCTCGCGGTCACCGGCGACGACGGCGGTCCCCCGCTGGGCCGGGAGGCGGCCTACCAGCTCGCGCGGTTGCCGGAGAACACGGCTCTCGCCCCGTGGATCGCGTTTGCGCGGCGGGCGAGCGTGCGCGTGCTGCAGCGCACGGTGCGCGAAGCTTTGGCGGGAGAAAGAGAAGCCCCGCCGGCGCCGGAAGCCGGCACCCCGGAAGACCGCTCGCTCGATAGGGAGGGAACGCCCGAGGAGCCGGGCGCCGGCACCTCTTCAGGCCACGAGGACACCGCCTGCGCTGCGGCCGGCGAGGACGCCGAGGGCCGCGCGCGGGTGACGTTGCGGCTGCCCGTCGCCGGTGCGGTGCTCGCCTGCTGGGAGGAGGTCTTCGATCTGCACCGTCGCGTGTGCGGCGCGGAGACGGGCGTCGTCTCCTTCGTCGAGGCGCTCGTGGCGGAGGCCGAGTCGGGACCGCTGCGGGAGGAGCCGCGGGATGACGAGAACGAGCCCCGGCCCGATCCACTGGAGGAGATTCCGTGGCGGCGCTGGCGCTCCCCGCGCGCTCGCTGGCGGATTCCGGTGGATCCGCTGCCGGACGAGGAGCGCGAGGGGTGGATCGACGTCCGGGAGTTGCGCGAGGTGCTCGGCCTTCTGCCGGCGTTGGGCCGGGCGGCCGGAGGCTGCGACCCGGTGGCCGCGGCGGACGCCCTGGAAGGGTTGCTGGACGTCGAAGAACGGGCACAGCGCATCTTCGGGGTGCTGCTCCAGGAGATGGCGGACCAGTGGGGGTTCCTCCAGCTCGGTTTCCGGAACATCGAGGAGTACGCGGAGAAGCGCCTCGGGATGTCGGGCGCGGCGGTGCGGGAACGGGTCTTCCTGGAGCGCCGGCTGGTCTGGCACCCGCACTGGCGGCAGGCCTACTGGGAAGGGCGGATCGGGGCGCAGAAGCTGCTCGTCCTCGTGCGCGGCCTGCGGGACGAACCGCTGGACGAAGCGAGTGAGCGGGCGTGGCTGGAGCTGGCGGAGCAGGTCACTTGCCGGCGGCTGCAGGACGAGATCCGCGCCGTGCGCAGGGAGCGATGGCTGTCGCGCGGGCCGCGGCGGGTGCCCTTGCCGGGAGACGACGCCCGCTGGCAGCGCTCGCAGCGCCGTGGTTACGGGACCACGCTGGACCACGTATGGGAGGCGGCGGAGACGCTCGTGCACGACGGGTTCCCGGCGGCAATGCTGACTCTGCGGCTCCCGCGCGACCTGGCGCGGTCCTTCCTGTCGGTGCTGAGCCGGATCGAACCGCGCCGGGAATGGATCGCGCGGCTGGAGGAATTGCGGCGAGCGGCGGAGCCGGAGGCGGGCGATCCGTGGACGTTTTCCGCCCCGTGGGCCGATCGGTCGTTCTCGTGGCGCCTGCTCTACCTGCTGCTCGGGTACGCCGAGCAATGGGACCGCGCCCCGGACGGCTCGCGCCGCGCGGAGCAGGAGATCTACGAGCGGGACGGCTGGCGCTGCCAGTCCCCCGGCTGCACCTCCAGGCGGAATCTGGAGGCGCACCACGTCGTCTACCGCTCGCGCGGCGGGGACGACGCGCCGGAGAACCTCGTCACCCTATGCCGCTTCCACCACCAGCGCGGGGAGCACGGCGACCTGTTGCGGGTCCGCGGAGCCGCCCCGCTCGAGGTCGTCTTCACGCTCGGCCGGGACGGGATCGGCGGGATTTTCAGGAACGACCGGCGGCTGCCAGACGCCCCTCCCGTGCCGCCGCCATCCAGCGGTCCACGCGCGTGACGATCCCCGGAACGTCGAGTCCCGCGTTTTCCCAGATCACCGAGCGGCCGCCCATCTCGAAAGCGAACCGGTCGTGCTGGCCGAGCCGCAGCAGGCGGCGGGGCTCTTCGCGGTCCGCGATCATCTCGGCGAACATTCCCCCGATGCCGCCGGCGCGGTAGTGCTCTTCGAGCGTGACGACGTTGGGCACCTCTCCGAGCGCCGCGAACAGCGCTGCCGCATCGACCGGCTTGATGCGGAACAGGTCGACGACACCCGCCGAAATCCCCCGGCGGTGCAGCTCCTCCGCCGCCGCCAGCGCCTGGCCGACCATCACACCGGTGGCCACGATCGCGCAGTCGCTTCCCTCCCGCAGCACCGCGAAACCCCGCGCGAGATCGGGAGCCGCATCGTAGATCTCCGGCAACCCGGCCCGGTCGAAGCGCACGTAGCACGGGCCGGCGTGCCGGTGGGTCCAGGGCGCCATCGCCGCCGCGGTCGTGCCGTCTGCCGGGCTGAGGATCGTCATGTTCGGCTGGACGCGCAGGATGGCGAAGTCCTCCACCGTGTGATGCGTCGGGCCCATGATGTCGTAGGCGTAGCCGGCGCCGACACCGAGCATCGTGACGGGCAGGTTCTGCGCGCAGACGTCGATCTTGATCTGTTCGTAGACGCGCGCCGTGATGAAGGGGCAGATCGCGTACGTGTAGACCTTCTTTCCCTCCAGAGCGAGTCCGGCCGCCATGCCGATCATCTGTTGCTCGGCGATGCCGACCTGGATGAACTGCTCCTTGAGGTTCGATGCGAACTGATCGATGCTCGGCGCTCCGTTGTCGGCGCTCACGATGTAGACGTCGGGATCGCTCACGGCGATCTCGTACAGCGCGTTGAAGAACGCATCCCGCATCCCGATCTTCGGCTTGGCCATGGCGGTCTCCGTGTGCCCCGGGTGTGGCTCAGGCCAGCGCCCGGCGCGCGATTTCGAGCTCCTCCCCCTCCGGAACGCGGTAGTGCCACCGCCGCTGGTTTTCGAGGAACGGAACTCCCTTCCCCTTGACCGTGCGCGCGACGACGGCGAGCGGTCCGCGGCCTCTCCGGTCCCGGATACCGTCGAGCGAGTCGAAGATCTGCCGGAAGTCGTGCCCGTCGATCTCCTTCGCCTCCCAGCCGAAGGCGGCGAACTTCGCGGCCAGCGGCTCGAGGGCGGGACCGTCGCTGCTCCACTCCATGTAGGCGTCGTCCCGGGGGTCGGTATGCCCGAGCACCCCCTGCCCGTTGCGGTCGACGATGACGATCAGGTTGTCGTAACGACGCGCTCCCGCGACGATGGCCGCCTCCCAGTTGGAGCCCTCGTACAGCTCCGCGTCGCCGGTGACCAGCACCACGAGGTGATCCTTGCCGTCGCGCCGCGCCGCCTCCGCCATTCCGGTCGCCACCGGCAGCCCGTGCCCGAGAGAGCCGGAAACGGTCTCGATCCCGGGCACGTGCCATTCGCAGTGCACGCCGAGCTTGCTGCCGCGCTGGGTGAAGCGATCCAGCTCCTCGCGCGGGAAGAAGCCGAGATCGGCGAGGATCGGGTAGAGCCCGATGCCCCCCTGCCCCTTGCTGAGGATGAACCGGTCACGGTCGGGCCAGTCCGGCTGCTCCGGCCGGACCCTCAGGATTCCCCCGTAATAGAGTGCGACGAGGAGCTCGGTCTGCGAAAAGGCGGACGTGACGTGACCGCTCTTGGCGCTCACCGCCATCTCGAGCACGGTGCGGCGCACCCAACGGGCCTTCTGCTGCAGCTCTTCAAGCGATCTGTGCGACACGGGCCTCCTCCATCTCCGGCGTCCAGGCGAATTCCCGCTCGAGGCGGATCTCGGTCAGCCGGCGGATGTGCCGCACGGTCTCCGTCCCGAACGTGCGGCGGATCATCTCGAGATAGCGCGGATTGGTGAAGTAGACCTGCCACGCCCAATCGCGGAAAGCGAGGACCTGCTCGCCGCTGAGCGTCTCGGTCGGCAGGGGCCGAGTCCAGCGCGAATGCTGCGAGTAGTGGTGCCACTCCGCCGGGAGCGGCCAGCCCTCGGCCACCGCCCGCTCGTACAGCGCCGACCCGGGATAGGCCGTGGCGCAGTAGAAGTTCGCCATCTCGCAGTTCAACTCCATCGCGATGTCGAGCGTCTCCTGCATCGAGTCGAAAGTGTCGTCCGGTAGTCCGAAGATGAAGTTCCCGATCACGAAGATGCCGGCGTCGCGGATGCGCTTCACCGTGTCGAAGATCTGCTCGCGCCCGAACTTCCCCTTCCTTACACCGTCGCGGACGAACCGACTCGCCGACTCGATACCGAGGCAAAGCCAGCGCACGCCCGCTTTCCGCATGAGCGCCAGCGGTTCGCTCTTCACCGTATCGACGCGCGCGTAGGCCCAGATATTGAGATCGTCGATTCCCTCGCGGACGATCCCCTCGCAGATGGCGAGGTAGTGTTTCTCGTTCAGCACGAACATCTCGTCCGCGATTTTGAGGTTGCGAACGCCGTACTCCGTGCGGAGCTGCTTGATCTGCCCGACGGTGAACTCCGGCGGCCAGTAGCGGAACGAGGACTTCCCGAAGGGCGCGTTGATGCAGCAGAAGGAGCAGCGGAACGGACAACCCAGGCTGGTGTAGATCGAGCCGTACGGCGTCCGCCGGTCGAGATGGCCGAAGCAGTGCCAGTTGTGTGCCCGGTAGCGCTCCATCGGCAGCAGGTCCCAGGCGACACCGGGGAGCAGCTCCGGGAGTCGCTCCGCCGGGATCAGCGGCGCGCGGGGATTCGATTTCACAGCCCCGTCCGCGCGGTACCACAGCCCCGGCACGTCGTCCCAGCGCCGGCGGTCGGAGGGATCGTCGAGCGCCAGCAGGGCCCGCAATGTGTGCGGACCCTCCCCCTCGCAGACGGCGTCCACCTCCGTCTCGAGCAGGGTGCGCTCCGGGAGAGCCGAGGGGTGGCCGCCGAGGATCACGACCGGTGCGTCGGTTCCTTCCCGCCGGAGCGC from Acidobacteriota bacterium encodes:
- a CDS encoding transketolase — translated: MSHRSLEELQQKARWVRRTVLEMAVSAKSGHVTSAFSQTELLVALYYGGILRVRPEQPDWPDRDRFILSKGQGGIGLYPILADLGFFPREELDRFTQRGSKLGVHCEWHVPGIETVSGSLGHGLPVATGMAEAARRDGKDHLVVLVTGDAELYEGSNWEAAIVAGARRYDNLIVIVDRNGQGVLGHTDPRDDAYMEWSSDGPALEPLAAKFAAFGWEAKEIDGHDFRQIFDSLDGIRDRRGRGPLAVVARTVKGKGVPFLENQRRWHYRVPEGEELEIARRALA
- a CDS encoding HNH endonuclease; translation: MSGRPLFPEELDAVALVVRGLLDRTLPPAARAARTIAEHETWKEFGYARAGDFCRERFGRSGRWLRRLAAIGRALARSAELELAVTGDDGGPPLGREAAYQLARLPENTALAPWIAFARRASVRVLQRTVREALAGEREAPPAPEAGTPEDRSLDREGTPEEPGAGTSSGHEDTACAAAGEDAEGRARVTLRLPVAGAVLACWEEVFDLHRRVCGAETGVVSFVEALVAEAESGPLREEPRDDENEPRPDPLEEIPWRRWRSPRARWRIPVDPLPDEEREGWIDVRELREVLGLLPALGRAAGGCDPVAAADALEGLLDVEERAQRIFGVLLQEMADQWGFLQLGFRNIEEYAEKRLGMSGAAVRERVFLERRLVWHPHWRQAYWEGRIGAQKLLVLVRGLRDEPLDEASERAWLELAEQVTCRRLQDEIRAVRRERWLSRGPRRVPLPGDDARWQRSQRRGYGTTLDHVWEAAETLVHDGFPAAMLTLRLPRDLARSFLSVLSRIEPRREWIARLEELRRAAEPEAGDPWTFSAPWADRSFSWRLLYLLLGYAEQWDRAPDGSRRAEQEIYERDGWRCQSPGCTSRRNLEAHHVVYRSRGGDDAPENLVTLCRFHHQRGEHGDLLRVRGAAPLEVVFTLGRDGIGGIFRNDRRLPDAPPVPPPSSGPRA
- a CDS encoding radical SAM protein; translated protein: MSRPDLLVIAPGNGRLIYQELAEEYAAIEPPIWAGMLANSARHAGYEVAIVDQEAEGLSAKEIAARAGRLDPRLVAIVVYGQQPSASTQTMTAAGEVAAALRREGTDAPVVILGGHPSALPERTLLETEVDAVCEGEGPHTLRALLALDDPSDRRRWDDVPGLWYRADGAVKSNPRAPLIPAERLPELLPGVAWDLLPMERYRAHNWHCFGHLDRRTPYGSIYTSLGCPFRCSFCCINAPFGKSSFRYWPPEFTVGQIKQLRTEYGVRNLKIADEMFVLNEKHYLAICEGIVREGIDDLNIWAYARVDTVKSEPLALMRKAGVRWLCLGIESASRFVRDGVRKGKFGREQIFDTVKRIRDAGIFVIGNFIFGLPDDTFDSMQETLDIAMELNCEMANFYCATAYPGSALYERAVAEGWPLPAEWHHYSQHSRWTRPLPTETLSGEQVLAFRDWAWQVYFTNPRYLEMIRRTFGTETVRHIRRLTEIRLEREFAWTPEMEEARVAQIA
- a CDS encoding 1-deoxy-D-xylulose-5-phosphate synthase, encoding MAKPKIGMRDAFFNALYEIAVSDPDVYIVSADNGAPSIDQFASNLKEQFIQVGIAEQQMIGMAAGLALEGKKVYTYAICPFITARVYEQIKIDVCAQNLPVTMLGVGAGYAYDIMGPTHHTVEDFAILRVQPNMTILSPADGTTAAAMAPWTHRHAGPCYVRFDRAGLPEIYDAAPDLARGFAVLREGSDCAIVATGVMVGQALAAAEELHRRGISAGVVDLFRIKPVDAAALFAALGEVPNVVTLEEHYRAGGIGGMFAEMIADREEPRRLLRLGQHDRFAFEMGGRSVIWENAGLDVPGIVTRVDRWMAAAREGRLAAAGRS